The nucleotide sequence GAGCGTGGTGTTGGTGGCAATCACCGCATCCATTCCGGCCTCAACTAGCGCATTGGCGAATTCGATGGTTTCCTCGTCGCTCATATCGGGAGCAATTTTGATCGCCAGCGGTACATGTTTGCCGTATTGAGCAGCAAGAGCTTCTTGGCGCTTACGCAGAGCTTCGAGCAGGCTCTTGAGCGAATCGCCGAACTGCAGGCTGCGCAGCCCTGGCGTATTTGGCGAGCTGACGTTAACCGTCACATAACTGGCGTGTTGATAGACCTTGTCCAGGCACAGCAGGTAATCGTCCACCGCGTTCTCAACCGGGGTGTCGAAGTTCTTACCAATATTGATACCCAGCACGCCCTTGTATTTAGCGGCCTGCACGCGACTCATCAGGTGATCAACGCCGTGATTGTTGAAGCCCATACGATTAATGATCGCCTCGGCCTGAGGCAAACGAAACAAACGCGGTTTAGGGTTGCCCGGCTGCGGGCGTGGCGTCACGGTGCCGATTTCAACGAAGCCGAAGCCCAGCTGGGCAAAGCCATCAATGGCGTCGCCATTCTTATCTAAGCCTGCAGCCAGACCGACCGGGTTAGGAAAATCCAGCCCCATCACCTTGACCGGCAGGACGGCCGGGCGCTTGGTCATTAAGCCATTTAGCCCCAGACGACCACCAGCACCGATCAGGTCGATGGACAGCTCGTGGGACGCTTCGGGGGAGAGTTTAAACAGCAGCTCGCGGGCCAGGGTATACATGGGCAGGCTTAGCTCGATAAAGTTACAAAGACTGCGATTATAGCCGGCTGAGAGTCTGATAGGCGAGGCGCGCGGCGGTATCAACCGATACGGCGCAGGCTGAGCAACTCACCCGCAATACTGAACTCAAGTTCGAAGGATCCGTAAACACCGTCATGGGTGAGAAACGGCCGAAAATGGTGAGCCGGTACACTGACACTCCGCCCATCGCGACTTTGCACTAATATCCGGTTGGCGCGCCCCTGATAGACGGCACGCAAGCGCTCGGCTGATAACGCAATATCAAACACCAGACTGGGCATGGAGGCACCTTTGCAACTGACTGCGGCAATCTTGCCATACCCCGTGCAAGTGACCGGTAAAAAATGGCCGGGTGCCCCTTTTACCGGCGTATGCGATAACCCGCAAAGCGCCCAGCCATGGCTGCCAAGCCATAAAGAACCTGTCAAAACGGCCGACAAAGCCAGTGCAGCAGCCAACGAGCTCTGCCAAACTGTAATGAGTCTACTAGGAGTTTTACCCGGCCATGAGTCTGCCTGAGCAGCCCTCCACCATAAGCTCACGCCTGGGTGCTTTGGCACAACGGCTGGGCCTTGTCGGCCGTGGACAACGGCAGATCCTTGAGCGCGCCAGCCAGCTAAAACTGCCATTCAACGCACTGCCGCAGCTGCGTGAAAGTATCGGCTGGCAAGATGGACCTCAGCTGCACCGTCTTATAGACCTGCCGCGCAGCTCGCTCTCAGGCCCTGTGCAGGAAGACAAAGCGCAGGCACACGCCATGTTAGTGCGCGTCATTGAAACGCAAAAACAGCAACTGACATCATTCGACCTGCGCATGATTGAGGGGTTATCCGCCTGCAATCCTCAACAGGATAGCCACGCGAGCTTCGAAACCTTCGCCGCCAGTGGGGCGTGCCGACAAGTGCGCATCATCAGTTACAAGGATTTCGTCAAAATAATCAGTACGGCGCTGCCGCGTTTTCTCGCGGGCGAACGCATCGGTTTGCGACAAGCCAGCTGGCGGGGTGATCGCGTATTTTGGGCGGGCGAGCATCACAGCGAAGCTTTTGCCTGCGCCATTGCCTATGCCCGTCGACGCGAGCTGGAAGTCAACCTACCGGCCGAACTCAGCTATTACCGTTTAAGCGAGCAAGGCCTGGCTGACCTGCAGCAGCATTACCACGTATTGGGCATGCCCAATGCGGCATGGAGCGACTCGGCCTTTATGGCGCTGCTGCTGGATAAGGGCCTGCCCTATGCGCGCCTTTCCCTGCTGGGCGGCCCAGGCGCTGCGGAGTTTCTGCTATTACCCAAGCACTCACCCGAGGCCAACGCATTGGGTGAGGGATTGCGCCTGGCGGGGGCGCCGGATGTAGTCGGGTATCTGCGGCAACTTAAAAACAATGCGTGATCACCCATTACTACAGTTCGCTTAAAAATGTAGGGTCCGCCCATACATGGGGGGACCCTACGTCACTTCAGTTGAAGCAAGATTAAGCCGCCAAAGCTCCGTTACCCAGCATGTTGTCGATGATGTCTGCAGTCGACAACATGCCTCCTCCTGATAGATCGACGCCCTGCAAAGTGATCGACTGATCTGCCCCCGAACTCACCAAATCGCCAGTGCTCGACACCTCAATCAATGTATCGCCACCGGCAAAACTCATCTCGATATAAGCCCCCAAGAGATTAGTTGAATTCGCTGTGCCACTAAAATCGAGCAGCTCGGAAAGATCCAGCACGTCCACGTTGCCGGAGGTTTGGCCGAAGCCAATGACCTGATCATGCCCCGTATCACCAGAGCGCCAAATATACGTGTCATTGCCAGCACCGCCAGTCAGCGTGTCATCGCCCAAACCGCCGATCAGAAAATCATCACCGCCGTTGCCAATCAGCGTGTCGCCGCCTGCACCGCCAAACAATAGGTTGGCACTGTTATTACCGATCAGCGTGTCGTTAAACCCTGAGCCGATCAAATTCTCGATGCTGCTGAGCGTGTCAGTGCCGGCACCGCCAGTATTCTGCCCAGTGGTGAGGCCCAAGTTGACGG is from Pseudomonas sp. TMP9 and encodes:
- a CDS encoding quinone-dependent dihydroorotate dehydrogenase, which translates into the protein MYTLARELLFKLSPEASHELSIDLIGAGGRLGLNGLMTKRPAVLPVKVMGLDFPNPVGLAAGLDKNGDAIDGFAQLGFGFVEIGTVTPRPQPGNPKPRLFRLPQAEAIINRMGFNNHGVDHLMSRVQAAKYKGVLGINIGKNFDTPVENAVDDYLLCLDKVYQHASYVTVNVSSPNTPGLRSLQFGDSLKSLLEALRKRQEALAAQYGKHVPLAIKIAPDMSDEETIEFANALVEAGMDAVIATNTTLNRDGVQGLESADEAGGLSGAPVREKSTHIVQVLAGELKGRLPIIAVGGITEGKHAAEKIAAGASLVQIYSGFIYKGPALIREAVDAIAALPHRPRT
- a CDS encoding DUF2835 domain-containing protein, which encodes MPSLVFDIALSAERLRAVYQGRANRILVQSRDGRSVSVPAHHFRPFLTHDGVYGSFELEFSIAGELLSLRRIG
- a CDS encoding DUF6685 family protein; translation: MSLPEQPSTISSRLGALAQRLGLVGRGQRQILERASQLKLPFNALPQLRESIGWQDGPQLHRLIDLPRSSLSGPVQEDKAQAHAMLVRVIETQKQQLTSFDLRMIEGLSACNPQQDSHASFETFAASGACRQVRIISYKDFVKIISTALPRFLAGERIGLRQASWRGDRVFWAGEHHSEAFACAIAYARRRELEVNLPAELSYYRLSEQGLADLQQHYHVLGMPNAAWSDSAFMALLLDKGLPYARLSLLGGPGAAEFLLLPKHSPEANALGEGLRLAGAPDVVGYLRQLKNNA